The Bacteroidota bacterium sequence AGTGAATGGGGGCAACACGCAAGGATGTATGCAAGGCTACGCTTACCAAAGCATGCCGACCATTACCGATGGACAATCATTTGTGCTTTCCGGATGGGCTTTTGCCGAATTATCACCCTCCGTCGGACTGTATTTCGGCACGATCAACAATGGCATCATTACGCTTCAAGCAGGGGACACCACACATTCCACTTCCTGGGCGCAGCTCCATGTTCAATCCAGCTTTTCGCTTTCCACGGGGGATACGGCATTGGTGGTTTTAGATGGCGGACTTGTGGGCGGACCGCTTCAGGGTTACGGCCATTTTGACCTCATCAGCCTTGAACCATTGACGGGAATCGATGCTCCTGAACAACCACAATCATCGAAATTTTATCCGAACCCAATGCAAGCCCAAGCGACTTTGCGGACAAGCCATCCCTTGCACAATGCAACACTTTTGGTGTGCAATATTTACGGGCAGACCGTGAAACGAATGGAAAATTTGCGTGGGCAAACCGTGGTTCTCTCCCGGGACCATCTCGAAAGCGGGTTGTATTCGGTTTGGCTCCTGCAGGACGGCAAAGTGATTTCGGTGGAGAAATTGGTCATTGCCGATTAACTTGCAATAAAAAAATGGAACAGGCGTCCGTCATCGTTTTTGGAGCATCCGGCAAAACGGGGCAACAAATTTGCCAGAAATTGGCCGAAAAGGATGTGCAACATTTCGCTTTTGTCAGGAAGGGCTCCGAAGACAAAGTCAAGACACAAAGCACAGCATTGATCTTCGGCAGCGTGTTGAACAAGGAGGACGTAGAGAAAGCTTTCAAGGCCCATCCGCTGATTACAGATGTCGTCATCGCATTGGGGAGCAGGGACTTGAAAAAGTCTTTTATTCGGTCAACCGGGACGCAAAACATCCTGGATGTCATGACCAAGCTTTCTGCCCGCTGCAAAATCCATGTGATCAGTGCATTGGGTGTGGGCGAAAGTTGACGTCAGCTCGGTTGGTTCGCGAAGCTGCTCTGCAAGGTGCTCCTCAACCATGGATGCAAGACCATGGGCTCCAAGAGGAAGCTATCGTAAAAAGCGGGTTTCCATTTCACATCCTCCGGCCCGTGGGGTTGACCGATGGCGTGGCAACCGGCAAGGTCCTTGTTCAAAACGCAGGATTCTTGCCCAACAACAGCATCGCAAGAGCAGATGTCGCTTTATATTTGGTGGAAAGCCTGTTGTCTGATCGGTCGGCTTCTCTTTGTAAATGTTGTGGATTTGGCGCCAAGCAAGCCGGCGAAGCCGGTTGAACCCCCATACCCGGGGGGCGGACGGGCTCCAGTTTGCGCCACCGCCGGGTTGGTACAAGGAAAAGGCGTACTTTCATGCCGATAAACATCTAATAATATGAAAGCTCTCCTCCTTGCAAGTTTGTTGATCGCCATGGTGACAGGCTCCCTGTTTGCGCAGGTGCATCATCATCAACATGAAGCCCACGACAGCACCGAAACGGCCAATGAACACATGCATCAATCTTCGACGGCAGAATTGATCCAGCGATTTGAGTCCCCGGAGCGGGATGCCTATCAGCAACCGGAAAAGGTGATGGCATGGCTCGGGAAATTGAAGGGCAAAAAGGTCATGGACATCGGGGCCGGATCCGGTTATTTTTCGGTGAAATTGGCAGCCAAGGGCGCAACGGTGATTGCGGCGGATGTGAACCAGGAGTTTCTCGATCATATTCAAAAGCGCATTCACGAAAATGACCTGAAAGGCATCCAATTGCGGAAAATACCCTATGACAGCCCGGATTTGGCGGACGCCGAAGTGGACATGGTCTTGATTGTGAACACCTATCACCACATCGAAAACCGGATCGCTTACTTTGCAAAGGTGAAAAAGGGAACGAAGCCCAAAGGGGAATTGGTGATCATCGACTTTCTGAAGACGGATGTTCCCGTGGGGCCGCCGGTGGAGCATAAGGTTTCGATCGATGAGGTCATCGGAGAGCTGCGGAAGGCGGGTTATTCCCGGTTTGAAGTCAACGTGGATTTGTTGCCCTATCAGTATTTGATCAAAGCCAATTGACAGACCTTTCGGTTGCGGATCGGGTGCCGATCAACCCCATGACAGCATTGGAAATTGGCCTATGAATTTGTATTTCATGGGGTTATGCATTCTGTTAAGCATTTATTCACAATTCTTCTGGATTGCAGCAAGGTTTTCCGGAAATGAGCATCTAAACCCTAGAATCTGTGAATTGAAATGATAAAAATGAAGAATATTTTCATTCTGTCCGTGCTTTTGCTCGCAGGCTTGAAGCAGCATGCACAAAGTTTTTACGACCTGAACACGGTCCAAACCATCCAAATCGTTTTCACGCAATCCAATTGGGATCAACTCCTCGATGCCGAGGCTGCAGGCGCCGGCAACTACATCATGGCCCAATCCATCACGATCAACGGCACCCTGTTTGACAGCGTCGGTGTGAAATACAAAGGCAATAGTACCTACAACCCCAATCAAGTCAAAAACCCTTTCCACATCGAATTGGATACCTACAAGTCCCAAGACTATCAAGGGTTCAAAGACATCAAACTGAGCAATGTCGCCAAGGATCCGTCCTTTCTCAGGGAGGTGCTTTCCTATCAGATCCTCGGGCAATACATGGACGCTCCCCGGTCCAACTATGCCAATGTCTATGTCAATGGTACCCTGATCGGATTGTACAGCAATTCAGAATCGATCACCAAGACATTTGCAGACAACCACTTCTATTCCAATGACAACGCCTTTTTCAAATGCAATCCACCTGCGGGTGCCGGACCCGGCTCCACCAATTTGCCCAACCTCGTTTACCAAGGCACCGACAGCTCCCTCTACTACACAGCCTACGAACTAAAATCTGCCGGAGGATGGGGAGAACTGATCGATCTCTGCGACACACTCAAGAATACCACAGCATCCATCGAGAGGATTTTGGACGTGGACCGGGCGCTATGGATGATTGCCTTCGACAACGCCTTGGTCAACCTGGACAGCTACATCGGAGGTTTTGCACAGAATTACTACCTCTACCGCGATGATTACCGTCGCTTCATTCCTGTCGTTTGGGACTTGAACGAATCTTTTGGGCGGTTTTCCTCCACCGGGACCGGTAATCTCACCACCACCTTGGCCAAACAGCAAATGACGCCGCTACTGCATGAAAATGATGTGCTGTTTCCCCTGATCCAAGAGCTTCTTGCGGTCCCCATGTACAAGCGTATGTATTTGGCGCATTTCAAGACCATCTTGGAAGAGAATTTCGCCAATGGCAGTTATGCCGCGACCGGACAGAGCTTGCAAACCTTGATCGACGCCCACGTGCAGGCCGACAACAACAAGTTTTTCACCTACGCCAATTTCACCGCCAACCTCAATACAGATGTCACGGGCGGCGGGCCAAACGGTACCACGCCTGGCATCACCAACTTGATGAATGGGCGCAACAGCTATCTGCTCGGGCTCTCCGAATTCACACAAATTCAACCCACCATCAGCAATGTAGCGCCCTCCAATGCTACCCCGCTGCAAAACGATCCCGTGACCATCACGGCCACCGTTACGGATGAAAGCACCGTTTATCTTGGCTACCGCACGGCCCTCGGCGCCCCTTTCCAACGCCTGACCATGTACGACGACGGTGCCCACAACGACGGTGCAGCCAATGACGATGTTTATGGCCTTCAGGTCACGATGACCACTACCTTCATGCAATACTACATCTATGCGGAAAACAGCAATGCAGGCAAGTTTTCACCCGTGCGCGCAGAGCATGAGTTCTATGAACTCGTAACCACTGCTCCAGCTGCCAGTGATTTGGTCCTCAATGAATTGATGGCTTCCAACTCCACCACACAAGCAGACTCCAGCGGTGAATTTGACGACTGGATCGAACTCTACAACAACTCGAGCAGCGCGATCTCCTTGGACGGCTATTACCTCAGTGACAATGCAAACAATCTGCTCAAATGGGAATTCCCTGCCAATAGCACCATCAATGCATCCGACTTCTACATGGTCTGGGCAGACGAAGATTCATCCCAAGGCGCCAACCATGCCAACTTCAAGCTCTCCGCCGCAGGGGAGACCCTCTACCTTGTGAATGCCTCCGGTGTCGTGGTTGATCAAGTCACATTCATGAACCAAGCCACCGACACCTCCCATGGCCGCTATGTCAATGGTACCGGCCCCTTCCAGACGATGCCCCCTACCTTTGATGCCGTCAATCACCTTTTTGGCGGGCTCGCAGTCGCCGATGCTGATGCCATCGGCCTCCAAGCTTATCCCAATCCTGTACACGATCGCTTGCACCTCGCGCTCGCGACCGCAAGTCGGAAGCCCATGGAGGTGTACATCATCGACATGTCCGGGCGCACGACCTATCAAGGCTCCATCCAAGATCACCTTGTGGTGGAGACCGCCAATTGGCCCAGCGGCATGTATGTCGTGCGGGTTGGAGAAAGCTTGCTGCGGGTGGTGGTGCAGTAGGCCTGATCCTCCGCACCCATGTCCCAAATGCCGCGGAATGCCTTTCCACCTCCCCTACACATGCTGCGGTCTCGAGATCAGCGGATCGTCCGTCCCGTTGATCCATGGCAACAGCTCCGCGGCAATCGTTGTAAAGGCCTCCCCATCATCGAGGCCTAACGAAGCAAGCGAACCCGCTCCGCTGATGCAGCCACTTCCCGGCTGACAGGTAACGCCATTTTCCAATTCCGGGATACTCAAACAGCCATCGCCAGGACCGAAGGGATAGGACCGCGTAGCGCAATGAAACAACAGATCCCAATTCTGTTCTGTGGGATTCAAGGCATAATTTTCGGCGGCTTTGATGGTCTCCACGATCGTTTCGATTGCGCCTTGCGCGTCGATAAGTGCGTACCCCAGCGCGACGACCGCGCGCGCGAGGATTTGGTTGGGCAAGGAAGCGACGTCCT is a genomic window containing:
- a CDS encoding NAD(P)H-binding protein → MEQASVIVFGASGKTGQQICQKLAEKDVQHFAFVRKGSEDKVKTQSTALIFGSVLNKEDVEKAFKAHPLITDVVIALGSRDLKKSFIRSTGTQNILDVMTKLSARCKIHVISALGVGES
- a CDS encoding NAD(P)H-binding protein, with the protein product MQDHGLQEEAIVKSGFPFHILRPVGLTDGVATGKVLVQNAGFLPNNSIARADVALYLVESLLSDRSASLCKCCGFGAKQAGEAG
- a CDS encoding class I SAM-dependent methyltransferase, whose product is MKALLLASLLIAMVTGSLFAQVHHHQHEAHDSTETANEHMHQSSTAELIQRFESPERDAYQQPEKVMAWLGKLKGKKVMDIGAGSGYFSVKLAAKGATVIAADVNQEFLDHIQKRIHENDLKGIQLRKIPYDSPDLADAEVDMVLIVNTYHHIENRIAYFAKVKKGTKPKGELVIIDFLKTDVPVGPPVEHKVSIDEVIGELRKAGYSRFEVNVDLLPYQYLIKAN
- a CDS encoding CotH kinase family protein, whose protein sequence is MIKMKNIFILSVLLLAGLKQHAQSFYDLNTVQTIQIVFTQSNWDQLLDAEAAGAGNYIMAQSITINGTLFDSVGVKYKGNSTYNPNQVKNPFHIELDTYKSQDYQGFKDIKLSNVAKDPSFLREVLSYQILGQYMDAPRSNYANVYVNGTLIGLYSNSESITKTFADNHFYSNDNAFFKCNPPAGAGPGSTNLPNLVYQGTDSSLYYTAYELKSAGGWGELIDLCDTLKNTTASIERILDVDRALWMIAFDNALVNLDSYIGGFAQNYYLYRDDYRRFIPVVWDLNESFGRFSSTGTGNLTTTLAKQQMTPLLHENDVLFPLIQELLAVPMYKRMYLAHFKTILEENFANGSYAATGQSLQTLIDAHVQADNNKFFTYANFTANLNTDVTGGGPNGTTPGITNLMNGRNSYLLGLSEFTQIQPTISNVAPSNATPLQNDPVTITATVTDESTVYLGYRTALGAPFQRLTMYDDGAHNDGAANDDVYGLQVTMTTTFMQYYIYAENSNAGKFSPVRAEHEFYELVTTAPAASDLVLNELMASNSTTQADSSGEFDDWIELYNNSSSAISLDGYYLSDNANNLLKWEFPANSTINASDFYMVWADEDSSQGANHANFKLSAAGETLYLVNASGVVVDQVTFMNQATDTSHGRYVNGTGPFQTMPPTFDAVNHLFGGLAVADADAIGLQAYPNPVHDRLHLALATASRKPMEVYIIDMSGRTTYQGSIQDHLVVETANWPSGMYVVRVGESLLRVVVQ